Proteins encoded together in one Cellulomonas gilvus ATCC 13127 window:
- a CDS encoding MarR family winged helix-turn-helix transcriptional regulator, whose product MSSTAPVPPTSDPVLDLLQDPAHDPVHDLAAELRGAIAVSSRRIRAERGDAGLTDPQYSVLMWLDKRGPLTPGQLAELERVQPPTVTRTVNCLVEDGLVAKGEHPSDGRAVLVSLTAAGIAEVAETRRRRHLWLAGRLADLTDDERALLADAAGVLRRLAES is encoded by the coding sequence ATGTCCTCCACCGCGCCCGTGCCCCCCACGAGCGACCCGGTGCTGGACCTCCTGCAGGACCCCGCGCACGACCCGGTGCACGACCTCGCGGCCGAGCTGCGCGGTGCGATCGCGGTCTCGTCGCGGCGCATCCGCGCCGAACGGGGTGACGCGGGCCTGACCGACCCGCAGTACAGCGTGCTGATGTGGCTCGACAAGCGAGGTCCGCTCACGCCCGGCCAGCTCGCCGAGCTCGAGCGCGTGCAGCCCCCGACGGTCACCCGCACGGTCAACTGCCTCGTCGAGGACGGGCTGGTCGCCAAGGGCGAGCACCCCAGCGACGGGCGCGCGGTGCTGGTGTCGCTGACCGCCGCGGGGATCGCCGAGGTCGCGGAGACGCGCCGCCGCCGGCACCTGTGGCTGGCCGGCCGTCTGGCGGACCTCACCGACGACGAGCGCGCGCTGCTGGCCGACGCCGCGGGCGTGCTGCGCAGGCTGGCCGAGTCATGA
- a CDS encoding MFS transporter, whose translation MSTFDSLRYFNYRLWFAGALVANVGTWMQRVAQDWLVLTVLTSESGVAVGVTTALQFAPVLVLSAWAGLLADRVDRRKLLVATQVGQGVLAAGLGVLVLGGHAQLWHVYLFAGLLGCVSAIDAPVRQTFVAELVPPEKLSNAVGLNSASFNAARLIGPGVAGLLIAWVGPGWVFVINAVTFGATILALTGMRSRELRSMPSAPRAKGQIRDGIRYVRNRSDILVIMVVVGVVSTFGLNFQLTSALMARTEFGKGAGEYGILGSVLAIGSLTGALLAARRERPRVRLVIGSAFAFGITTGVMALMPTYVSFAIACIPVGLASLTMMTAANATIQMTTEPAMRGRVMALYMIVFLGATPVGSPIVGWVGEELGARWSIGIGSISALLVSAGAALWARRAWDVQVRYHLSRPHLEVLHPAQVEGVRESAARRVGAQDAADRASAA comes from the coding sequence ATGAGCACGTTCGACTCGCTGCGCTACTTCAACTACCGGCTGTGGTTCGCCGGCGCGCTCGTGGCGAACGTCGGCACGTGGATGCAGCGCGTCGCGCAGGACTGGCTGGTCCTGACCGTGCTCACGTCGGAGTCCGGTGTCGCGGTGGGGGTCACCACCGCGCTGCAGTTCGCGCCCGTGCTGGTGCTGTCCGCGTGGGCGGGCCTGCTGGCCGATCGCGTCGACCGCCGCAAGCTGCTCGTCGCTACCCAGGTGGGTCAGGGCGTGCTCGCGGCCGGGCTGGGTGTGCTCGTGCTCGGCGGGCACGCGCAGCTGTGGCACGTGTACCTGTTCGCGGGGCTGCTCGGCTGCGTCTCGGCGATCGACGCCCCGGTCCGCCAGACGTTCGTCGCCGAGCTGGTCCCGCCCGAGAAGCTGTCGAACGCCGTCGGCCTCAACAGCGCGTCGTTCAACGCCGCACGCCTGATCGGTCCCGGCGTCGCGGGCCTGCTCATCGCGTGGGTCGGTCCGGGCTGGGTGTTCGTCATCAACGCCGTGACGTTCGGCGCCACGATCCTGGCGCTGACCGGCATGCGCAGCCGCGAGCTGCGCTCGATGCCGTCCGCGCCGCGGGCCAAGGGGCAGATCCGGGACGGCATCCGCTACGTGCGGAACCGCTCGGACATCCTGGTCATCATGGTCGTGGTCGGCGTGGTCTCGACGTTCGGCCTCAACTTCCAGCTCACCAGCGCGCTCATGGCGCGCACCGAGTTCGGCAAGGGTGCGGGGGAGTACGGCATCCTCGGCTCGGTCCTGGCGATCGGCTCGCTGACCGGCGCGCTGCTGGCCGCGCGGCGCGAGCGTCCGCGCGTGCGGCTGGTGATCGGGTCCGCGTTCGCGTTCGGCATCACCACGGGCGTCATGGCGCTCATGCCGACGTACGTCTCGTTCGCGATCGCGTGCATCCCCGTGGGCCTGGCGTCGCTGACCATGATGACCGCCGCGAACGCGACCATCCAGATGACCACCGAGCCCGCGATGCGCGGCCGCGTGATGGCGCTCTACATGATCGTGTTCCTGGGCGCGACGCCCGTGGGCTCGCCCATCGTCGGGTGGGTCGGTGAGGAGCTCGGCGCCCGCTGGTCCATCGGCATCGGCTCGATCTCGGCGCTCCTGGTGTCCGCGGGCGCGGCGCTGTGGGCCCGCCGCGCGTGGGACGTGCAGGTGCGCTACCACCTGTCCCGCCCG